A part of Cystobacter ferrugineus genomic DNA contains:
- a CDS encoding DotU family type IV/VI secretion system protein yields the protein MKLEHWQIVFKVYRQVRGLLDQWLPAELPEAAESQLLVGPAALQQLQTQLLGAVENLRAELGAHYRTEEVEDALKPFIYLVDELVLRRLAEAEQTEWPLLQYRLLGQEGGGDLFFELADQRLNQPGTPPLLFELLHFCLTAGFSGRYPGNTAKLREYKQRLAARIITVEPAPAPATAAASERPLLYAFPVRYYAATGIGLLGLQLLLWWTSN from the coding sequence ATGAAACTCGAACACTGGCAGATCGTCTTCAAGGTGTACCGTCAGGTGCGGGGGCTGCTGGATCAGTGGCTGCCGGCCGAGCTGCCCGAGGCGGCGGAATCGCAGCTGCTCGTCGGACCCGCGGCACTCCAGCAGTTGCAGACCCAGCTGCTCGGGGCCGTGGAGAACCTGCGGGCCGAACTGGGCGCCCACTACCGCACCGAGGAGGTGGAGGATGCGCTCAAGCCCTTCATCTACCTGGTGGATGAGCTGGTGCTGCGGCGTCTGGCCGAGGCCGAGCAGACCGAGTGGCCGCTGCTGCAGTACCGGCTCCTGGGGCAGGAGGGAGGCGGAGACCTCTTCTTCGAGCTGGCGGACCAGCGGCTGAATCAGCCGGGCACCCCGCCGCTCCTCTTCGAGCTGCTGCACTTCTGTCTCACCGCCGGCTTCTCCGGCCGCTACCCGGGCAATACCGCCAAGCTGCGCGAGTACAAGCAGCGGCTGGCGGCCCGCATCATCACCGTGGAGCCCGCCCCTGCACCGGCCACGGCGGCCGCGAGCGAGAGGCCGCTGCTCTACGCGTTCCCCGTCCGCTACTACGCCGCCACCGGCATCGGCCTGCTGGGGCTGCAGCTGCTCCTGTGGTGGACGTCCAACTGA
- the tssK gene encoding type VI secretion system baseplate subunit TssK yields the protein MEPHKLARVRWQVGQTLLPDHFRAQEGALLGEAQRYARLSGLPLLGIGALELNPILLAEGTLALSSLSAVLPGGYLVEVPGNATVAPFSLEETGRSRLTVYLHLLRETRGADGLSLYAEDPPDLERALHVLELSAEPVVDGMISSLALAGLARDEHGQWRLSREQLPPLLQVGPHPFLAELFTQMDGLLEQAHGQLRTSIRDGYVRGDRLSNARRALCAVRQLQALRVDMRHGIYPPTYHLFEALRRLYFETCCYLEAEPEEELPPYIHEEPGPGLLRWMELLERGFRPQTSQRSYRPFELRNGRFQLSPLPQDKPAPNDFYLLVRRHERDKPRSMEGVRLASPLRLSVVRRQALKGIPYRHVPYPSFPHSFDADIDWYQLTPENEEWQAAVREDGIAFSDTPAFVGAQVFLFWRRA from the coding sequence ATGGAGCCACACAAGCTCGCCCGGGTCCGCTGGCAGGTAGGGCAGACGCTGCTGCCCGATCACTTCCGTGCGCAGGAGGGAGCCCTGCTGGGTGAGGCCCAGCGGTACGCCCGCCTCTCGGGTCTGCCATTGCTGGGAATCGGGGCGCTCGAGCTCAACCCGATCCTGCTGGCCGAGGGGACGCTGGCCCTGTCCTCGCTGAGCGCGGTGCTGCCGGGTGGCTACCTGGTGGAGGTGCCCGGCAACGCCACCGTGGCGCCCTTCTCCCTGGAGGAGACGGGACGCTCACGGCTCACCGTGTACCTGCACCTGCTGCGCGAGACGCGTGGCGCCGATGGACTCTCCCTGTACGCGGAGGATCCGCCCGATCTGGAGCGCGCCCTGCACGTGCTGGAGCTGTCCGCGGAGCCAGTGGTGGACGGGATGATCAGCTCGCTGGCGCTGGCAGGGCTCGCTCGGGACGAGCACGGGCAGTGGCGGCTCTCGCGAGAGCAGCTCCCCCCGCTGCTCCAGGTGGGGCCGCACCCCTTCCTCGCGGAGTTGTTCACCCAGATGGATGGGTTGCTGGAGCAGGCCCACGGCCAGCTGCGCACCTCCATCCGCGACGGCTACGTGCGCGGTGATCGGCTCTCCAATGCCCGGCGGGCCCTGTGCGCGGTGCGCCAGCTCCAGGCGCTGCGGGTGGACATGCGTCATGGCATCTACCCGCCCACCTACCACCTCTTCGAGGCCCTGCGCCGGCTCTACTTCGAGACGTGCTGCTACCTGGAGGCGGAGCCGGAGGAGGAGCTGCCCCCCTACATCCACGAGGAGCCGGGCCCGGGCCTGCTGCGGTGGATGGAGCTGCTCGAGCGCGGCTTCCGGCCGCAGACGAGCCAGCGCTCCTACCGGCCCTTCGAATTGCGCAATGGGCGCTTCCAGCTCTCGCCCCTGCCCCAGGACAAGCCGGCCCCCAATGACTTCTACCTGCTGGTGCGGCGCCACGAGCGCGACAAGCCCCGCTCGATGGAGGGCGTGAGGTTGGCGAGCCCACTGCGTCTGTCCGTGGTGCGGCGCCAGGCCCTCAAGGGCATTCCCTACCGCCACGTGCCCTATCCGTCCTTCCCCCACTCCTTCGACGCGGACATCGACTGGTACCAGCTCACCCCCGAGAACGAGGAGTGGCAGGCCGCCGTGCGCGAGGACGGGATCGCCTTCTCCGACACCCCCGCGTTCGTGGGCGCCCAGGTCTTCCTCTTCTGGCGGCGGGCCTGA
- the tssB gene encoding type VI secretion system contractile sheath small subunit → MAINDEIPKSRITLTYRTNVNGERADKALPLRLLMMGDFSSGTSADRRKDLDQRQIRNLDGKNLDQVMRDMDMKLQFKVRNRIDPGNAEELEVALPLGSMKAFTPAEIAKNMPKVRALLLLRKLLLEMQGNLDNRKEFRRMVRELAQNPEAVAALREDLRDFNGLKIPKPLLTAGDASQGSSSHPAVE, encoded by the coding sequence ATGGCCATCAATGACGAGATTCCCAAGTCACGCATCACCCTTACCTATCGAACCAACGTCAACGGAGAGCGCGCCGACAAGGCGCTTCCCCTCCGGTTGTTGATGATGGGAGATTTCTCCAGCGGAACCTCCGCGGATCGGCGGAAGGACCTGGATCAGCGGCAGATCCGCAACCTGGACGGCAAGAACCTCGATCAGGTGATGCGGGACATGGACATGAAGCTCCAGTTCAAGGTGCGCAACCGGATCGATCCGGGGAACGCCGAGGAATTGGAGGTGGCGCTGCCGCTCGGCTCGATGAAGGCCTTCACCCCGGCCGAGATCGCCAAGAACATGCCCAAGGTCCGCGCGCTGCTGCTGCTGCGCAAGCTGTTGCTCGAGATGCAGGGCAACCTGGACAACCGCAAGGAGTTCCGGCGGATGGTGCGCGAGCTGGCCCAGAACCCGGAGGCGGTCGCCGCTCTGCGCGAGGATCTGCGGGACTTCAACGGTCTCAAGATTCCGAAGCCTCTGCTCACCGCGGGTGATGCGTCCCAGGGTTCTTCTTCCCATCCTGCCGTGGAGTGA
- the tssC gene encoding type VI secretion system contractile sheath large subunit: protein MTNTTKTASTTNAEPVDAHSLGLSQFLSSVRLSTDLPQRRPMVASNLQEVTEEVSAEERFLSGLAAMVYNMDPEAGRFDKQTIQELVGTIDQLVDAQINEVLHTPAFQNVESNWTSLADLVQHTNFKADIQLSLMDVSKEEVYADLELNTADIAGSEFFKKLYVAEYDQYGGAPYGGVIGLYEFANTPQDLLWLRTMGKICTASHAPFISAVSPTFFGCTSMREVAQLRDLHSLLDSPKYAAWNALRDTEQAAYLGLTLPRYIVRQPYNQETNPAQGINFTEKVRGDDDGEYLWGNSAMLFARNLVRSFETSGWCQHIRGPKGGGRVDDLPVHVFNLRGEEELKLPVEIAIPDFREYELARSGFMPLIQKKGSADAVFFSAQSLKKSHTFKDPKDSENSQLVTNLSYTFSISRIAHYLKCIMRDNIGSTANAQSIHSQIDRWISGFVTALVNPDDLTLRYYPFKAYSLSVSEVPGKVGWYHCNLSILPHIQFEGMDVDLRVDARLG from the coding sequence ATGACGAACACCACGAAGACCGCGTCCACCACCAACGCCGAACCGGTGGACGCCCATTCCCTGGGCCTGTCGCAGTTCCTCTCCAGCGTCCGTTTGAGCACGGACCTTCCGCAACGCCGGCCCATGGTCGCCAGCAACCTCCAGGAGGTGACGGAGGAGGTCAGCGCCGAGGAGCGCTTCCTGTCCGGCCTGGCGGCCATGGTCTACAACATGGACCCCGAGGCGGGCCGCTTCGACAAGCAGACCATCCAGGAACTCGTCGGCACCATCGACCAGCTCGTGGACGCGCAGATCAACGAGGTGCTGCACACCCCCGCATTCCAGAACGTGGAGTCCAACTGGACCTCGCTGGCGGACCTCGTCCAGCACACCAACTTCAAGGCCGACATCCAGCTGAGCCTGATGGACGTCTCCAAGGAGGAGGTCTACGCCGACCTGGAGCTCAACACCGCCGACATCGCCGGCTCCGAGTTCTTCAAGAAGCTCTACGTGGCCGAGTACGACCAGTACGGCGGCGCGCCCTATGGCGGGGTGATCGGCCTGTACGAGTTCGCCAACACCCCGCAGGATCTGCTCTGGCTGCGGACGATGGGGAAGATCTGCACGGCCAGCCATGCCCCCTTCATCTCCGCCGTCTCGCCCACCTTCTTCGGCTGCACCAGCATGCGCGAGGTGGCGCAGCTGCGCGACCTGCACAGCCTGCTCGACTCGCCCAAGTACGCGGCCTGGAACGCGCTGCGTGACACCGAGCAGGCGGCCTACCTCGGCCTGACGCTGCCTCGCTACATCGTCCGGCAGCCGTACAACCAGGAGACCAACCCGGCCCAGGGCATCAACTTCACGGAGAAGGTCCGCGGGGACGACGACGGCGAGTACCTCTGGGGCAACTCGGCGATGCTCTTCGCCCGCAACCTGGTCCGCTCCTTCGAGACCTCCGGCTGGTGCCAGCACATCCGCGGCCCCAAGGGTGGCGGGCGCGTGGATGACCTGCCGGTGCACGTCTTCAACCTGCGGGGCGAGGAGGAGCTGAAGCTTCCGGTGGAGATCGCCATCCCCGACTTCCGCGAGTACGAGCTGGCCCGCTCCGGCTTCATGCCGCTCATCCAGAAGAAGGGCTCCGCGGACGCCGTCTTCTTCAGCGCCCAGTCCCTGAAGAAGTCCCACACCTTCAAGGACCCGAAGGACTCGGAGAACTCCCAGCTCGTCACCAACCTCTCCTACACCTTCTCCATCAGCCGCATCGCGCACTACCTCAAGTGCATCATGCGCGACAACATTGGCAGCACCGCCAATGCCCAGAGCATCCATTCACAGATCGATCGGTGGATCTCCGGCTTCGTGACGGCCCTGGTGAACCCGGACGACCTGACGCTGCGCTACTACCCGTTCAAGGCCTACAGCCTGTCGGTCTCGGAAGTGCCGGGCAAGGTGGGCTGGTACCACTGCAACCTTTCCATCCTCCCTCACATCCAGTTCGAGGGCATGGATGTGGATCTGCGCGTGGATGCGCGGCTCGGCTGA
- a CDS encoding type VI secretion system protein IglI family protein — protein sequence MRDLSLCLRSFEDCERLEAHDPRFQHIVELAQEGRYTAAADAVEVLLAEDVFEVRLLGYYFLAVFHEEGMARLPEVLETLAALVQRNWEGLPLGDKRAVLLNKSVTWLFQTLFDTLSYHQSHKDERWQGWWKDSTEARLSAAMKAVRELLGLLPESVYRSGSEALAKLVPWLRELREQVIANQPQEPPPPPPKEAAPEAPASPAPRDEPSLFLKLGQPVQLVGSAHLVELCNKLKAFELLIQREEFQKAALVSDDILSTLEGFDPRRFFPELFSTFGALLNKHVRHIQDHWEGKDSTEWKTLSQFYQVDLERFVKSE from the coding sequence ATGAGAGACTTGAGCCTGTGCCTCCGCTCGTTCGAGGACTGCGAGCGCCTCGAGGCGCATGATCCGCGCTTCCAGCACATCGTCGAGCTGGCGCAGGAGGGCAGGTACACGGCGGCGGCGGACGCGGTGGAGGTGCTCCTCGCGGAAGACGTCTTCGAGGTGCGCCTGCTGGGCTACTACTTCCTCGCCGTCTTCCATGAGGAGGGTATGGCCCGGCTGCCCGAAGTCCTGGAGACGCTGGCCGCGCTCGTCCAGCGCAACTGGGAGGGATTGCCCTTGGGAGACAAGCGGGCTGTCCTGCTGAACAAGAGCGTGACGTGGCTGTTCCAGACGCTGTTCGACACCCTGAGCTACCACCAGTCCCACAAGGACGAGCGGTGGCAGGGCTGGTGGAAGGACTCCACCGAGGCGAGGCTGTCCGCGGCCATGAAGGCGGTGCGGGAGCTGTTGGGGCTGCTGCCCGAGTCCGTCTACCGCTCGGGGTCCGAGGCGCTCGCGAAGCTGGTGCCGTGGCTCCGGGAGCTGCGCGAGCAGGTCATCGCCAACCAGCCCCAGGAGCCGCCGCCCCCCCCGCCCAAGGAGGCGGCGCCCGAGGCCCCCGCGTCACCGGCCCCGCGGGACGAGCCCTCGCTCTTCCTCAAGCTGGGACAGCCGGTGCAGCTCGTCGGCTCGGCCCATCTCGTGGAGCTGTGCAACAAGCTCAAGGCCTTCGAGCTGCTCATCCAGCGCGAGGAGTTCCAGAAGGCGGCCCTGGTGAGTGACGACATCCTCTCCACCCTGGAGGGATTCGATCCCCGACGTTTCTTCCCCGAGCTCTTCTCCACCTTTGGCGCGCTCCTCAACAAGCACGTGCGGCACATCCAGGATCACTGGGAGGGCAAGGACTCCACGGAGTGGAAGACGCTCTCGCAGTTCTACCAGGTGGACCTGGAGCGCTTCGTCAAGTCGGAGTGA
- a CDS encoding type VI secretion system baseplate subunit TssG → MTTELTPTEARIAARAKEFDLGPLLRLLEAEGYVPENVLFESNPEPVSAAALVEAVTFHRSPHRRVVVTLNLGLLGAGSLLPSYFLEVAEQSANPEAFFDFIRFFDHRLLEDFVRALHPERDSERLGDWERMKGFYFRMTGVGSVATLQWLFQLYFPELRVWVSPHAFRHTSSSHEPRTGPTPLDGTAVLGHAYTTETAGFRVELHAETEADARGEGWPLVVERRLGEALLPLLAPFRLRLEVGLTVAAHALWARLTQRTYLGYERLQGDGHLGHRLVVFQGDTGEHAPAARPRASAAGRGMTMGSAPAGTRRRTA, encoded by the coding sequence ATGACGACGGAGCTCACACCCACCGAGGCGCGGATCGCCGCCCGGGCGAAAGAGTTCGATCTGGGGCCGCTGCTGCGGCTGCTGGAGGCGGAGGGCTACGTGCCCGAGAACGTCCTCTTCGAGAGCAATCCCGAGCCCGTCTCCGCCGCGGCGCTGGTGGAGGCCGTGACCTTCCACCGCTCGCCCCACCGGCGGGTGGTGGTGACGCTCAACCTGGGGCTGCTCGGCGCCGGCTCGCTGCTGCCCAGCTACTTCCTGGAGGTGGCCGAGCAGAGCGCCAACCCCGAGGCCTTCTTCGACTTCATCCGCTTCTTCGACCATCGGCTGCTCGAAGACTTCGTGCGGGCGCTCCATCCCGAGCGGGACAGCGAGCGGCTGGGAGACTGGGAACGGATGAAGGGCTTCTACTTCCGCATGACGGGCGTGGGCTCCGTGGCCACCCTCCAGTGGCTCTTCCAGCTCTACTTCCCGGAGCTGCGGGTGTGGGTCTCCCCTCACGCCTTCCGCCACACGAGCAGCAGCCATGAGCCGCGCACCGGCCCCACGCCCCTGGATGGGACGGCGGTGCTGGGGCACGCCTACACCACGGAGACGGCCGGCTTCCGGGTGGAGCTCCACGCCGAGACCGAGGCGGACGCGCGAGGGGAGGGCTGGCCCCTGGTGGTCGAGCGCCGCCTGGGCGAGGCGCTGTTGCCGTTGCTCGCTCCGTTCCGGCTTCGCCTGGAGGTGGGCCTGACCGTGGCGGCCCACGCGCTCTGGGCGCGGCTCACCCAGCGCACCTACCTCGGCTACGAACGTCTTCAGGGCGACGGGCACCTGGGACATCGGCTGGTCGTCTTCCAGGGCGATACCGGCGAGCACGCGCCGGCCGCGCGGCCGCGGGCCTCCGCCGCGGGCAGGGGCATGACCATGGGCAGCGCCCCCGCCGGCACGAGGAGACGCACGGCATGA
- a CDS encoding GPW/gp25 family protein, whose translation MSFLYRKFLGREDSPLEDVLCNLGNLLRAKRGAASFLPGFGLSETGFRTAEEMLSQLGAEIRENIRLYEPRVELMEIEEDYEGDSGRLRLVVHCRLRSSSEPLSVVLDPHSRALSVQRRDQPEEEG comes from the coding sequence ATGAGCTTCCTGTACCGCAAGTTCCTCGGACGCGAGGATTCGCCCCTCGAGGACGTGCTGTGCAACCTGGGCAACCTGCTGCGCGCCAAGCGGGGCGCGGCCTCCTTCCTGCCGGGCTTCGGGTTGAGCGAGACGGGCTTCCGCACGGCCGAGGAGATGCTCAGCCAGCTCGGCGCGGAGATCCGCGAGAACATCCGTCTGTATGAGCCACGCGTCGAGTTGATGGAAATCGAGGAGGACTACGAGGGGGACAGTGGCCGCCTGCGCCTGGTGGTGCACTGCAGGCTCCGGAGTTCCTCCGAGCCCCTCTCCGTGGTGCTCGATCCCCACAGCCGCGCCCTGAGCGTGCAGCGGCGGGACCAGCCGGAGGAAGAGGGATGA